A stretch of the Metopolophium dirhodum isolate CAU chromosome 8, ASM1992520v1, whole genome shotgun sequence genome encodes the following:
- the LOC132951267 gene encoding kinesin-related protein 4-like isoform X1, whose product MDSCNIKVAIKARPLNHKEQLDDRVYWKVESDSVIHIDPSTKKKNGEQFFFDRVFCDKSTNYDVFDDIVRPIIDRGVQGFNGTVFAYGQTGSGKTFTMSGDQSNPGIIPLAINYMFNAMNNSSSREYLLRACYLEIYNEKVIDLLEKKNNKNQTKKIEIQKDGLHITPLKAIVCQNSQMVIDLMKIGEKNRSIGETDMNERSSRSHTIFRMILESRNVDDDCDGAYQQSVINLVDLAGSERSSQTQSSMERFKEGCKINSSLTTLSLVIQQLSECPDSSQHVNFRDSKLTRILQTSLGGNSLTAIICTVTLAVEDQTSNTLSFASRAKKIKNTAKVNENVTDETLLKRYRVQLSKLNKELEGIKQNQFENDEVNEIKYKYQEEKRTNEELKERIMRLQNNMITSAAHTDQPPNKKGYQRRRTWGGKLDNTFSSNSILETIEEDVNMHRPSVPPNFGNLNKDFKTPLEPFEWDLIREEDRSAVTESTNNENTEHHFSPPSNIPFNVCETPKKVLRERVDNYRNMFEMSMKENNELREFTTLEKQMFYNNNEQLKDLSNLRKQVENLQTEKNESEKMIDKLKYSIQVVEHEKRDIEVIMEVQKNKYDKREMELLATIQETRYELQLKEDQIKKTILSDNFMTEKQEEIKRLEMKIKEMYQLNNTYINEIDTLKLQLLNKDEQLNTELSKQCSLLNELSLLQNNAVEVKSVPCAIKFLADEGHFTLRKCEILELDQLLEHIHNTVGKLQLENQSLIDENNNLKLITNDFNIQMKNIREENYELRLKLNSIEEYIKSTIKDFSESSEINVENSDINSLIDFAVKHFEENTNRVDILSNKNLILEEKLSLSNTKLCDIKSFVFNDLDCILQSISDMELESSTEMEKFKKQLSETLDENLFLKASIQAFNKLTFDCVNIIDQVKTNHSKIVYLQEELTVCNAVKNELQVQIEELNRLNANLNMFIDNQTKVENEIKENLDAKSIDLNDARSKIVEMQLMIKDNEIETESNAIILNQLRTELETVKSDLEDKSNIIVELEETKLELLSKYSELEKCRSNAKYIDEKEEIEKKLRDELVTKTSGLQNALDELIEMNIKLELNDSELDKLKTSLSLVVSDVGEKLKLIEIENSKSELAQNKELGETSHLNIINSTLAVKSENENEIHTELLIKTKELENAISQVNVLQFTVEEMKIKTISDSTVIERLNNELDIVKFELGEKSKLKDEFKINESDETMCNSLGTISELNSTITKLTSELEDKLNNEKTLKNELQIVTVELDDAISKVDEVKSVMNILNIKHESYISIVEQLNYELKCIKTTLNEKTQLIFELENTNLELSTKCKNSEDEINKTIYDLKVNLEDKMKVENEIRDELKSITIELEYAMSQEKNYQIKLESMENELKSNAIILDQLTFDLDIKSNEISKLENINSELIIKCDKISEAMLNNMKDNELTYINIQCELQQVLQEKSLIQTDLNLISQKFMELSEHHDETKNILENKVKLQVFNYHRLYTEFVNLSCDIESLLKRQSTEEFNLREEILAKSTELEHLQKQVLESSLQHEYDRLEEEYMLRSRECDEARDKIINFESILSRNEESEKVLRKNLESKSIALEEYKKNVEFLFSRNDSFQVRVNDFEDNVLVDLNDEFDLMKSELLKKTEYEKILIEEKANLECNLDILQEKLTNVTKKMELSEERCEDLASIINVLVIEIKDANSIKQNLETCLNEAEYDLIRSGDFCENLKFELYSVQRELENACINAECVEKELQNLKFKFDDKNELNGCDVRNKLIDPLVDYVHDIKLKLTELNSAIISGNQSEKRLRTKVLSAEDDILPHEDTLKINCDSQPDSPDIDIGLEIDNLHKILNEKNDLINSLQTAKNDMENNIAELQCQMTKQSDENNKYVNEITLVENDLKKKILLVGNLNDELNQVKLLNAELKEQIDESQDQMIKLSDEKEKIISDMTLMENNLKEKTSLVSNLKNELNELKNQYNKLEEHNQANKEQICYSYDIDSELRNGKRNIINEINLLEPGKITGVLTDHNLSNLLDMFVSLIMTKEQQIVTDLVNDHNKVKRLYEDQIKQFQEDIKKGKEWQEQVENDNEKLGLELENLKSQKHNFPCRELKIKELTEKVLEAENLSFNYLNELEELKTQLTKTSEHNYQSLVDEFQTFKTSSELSVQDLKNKLENITKQYNESLIMYKDQKDCCYSLEDKIEKIQSECACLKSVIDKKDEDIKNLLDGFQLKTNEYETLIEKYSLQKEETRIHYEKIIDELELDVSNIKHQMYCTEKLLKEIKKNNQQLLEENSLNLSKIKHMQENYTVQIAELEGDSQITKISNTKMENLEKELKVKNIELESLESDLRVKTTKLKETQEQCSKLVHALETHVVKNNEFEKQLESYSMNSKIKDDEIENYRIKLKMNENSLIEVNNVTEKLRKKLKCDGTLLTLYDNVCSLITKCEDFEEEINELKQSNVDLDNECESMLEEVKSKDDKIAELLNQLDELKQTIVLLTEERDFLKRKSEQFKNFNDDVKKLNEEIFGYEQNISDLRKDKGQLIVQHDKELKKLKNELNQVQTKNVELSNEYSKLSETAKILEKSLKEDIQQLNRCIVDKNAKISTLELFSKTNTDDLKKKNHELENIFKRARDENNALRRDLRRLKEITNVTRVDQFTQTTEEQSLVSSAIVADHKSMMEKIAKFEKDTKMMKMMLHHRKAKIEELEKQLSERHG is encoded by the exons ATGGATAGTTGCAACATTAAAGTGGCCATCAAGGCCCGTCCTTTAAACCACAAGGAGCAGTTGGACGATCGGGTTTACTGGAAGGTAGAATCCGACAGTGTTATTCACATTGATCCAAGTACCAAAAAGAAGAACGGAGAACAGTTTTTTTTCG ATAGAGTATTTTGTGATAAATCAACAAACTATGACGTGTTTGATGATATTGTCAGACCAATTATTGACAGAGGAGTGCAAGGGTTTAATGGTACAGTATTTGCCTATGGCCAAACTGGTTCTGGTAAAACATTCACTATGTCTGGTGATCAATCAAACCCTGGAATTATTCCATTAGCTATTAACTACATGTTCAATGCTATGAATAATTCTTCTAGTAGAGAATATTTACTAAG agCTTGTTATTTAGAAATTTACAATGAAAAAGTTATAGATttactcgaaaaaaaaaataacaaaaatcaaacaaaaaaaattgaaattcagAAAGATGGCTTACATATTACACCATTAAAGGCTATAGTTTGTCAAAATTCACAAATG gtTATTGATCTTATGAAAATAGGTGAGAAAAACCGGAGTATTGGAGAAACAGATATGAATGAAAGATCATCAAGATCCCACACAATATTTCGCATG attCTAGAAAGTCGTAATGTAGATGATGATTGTGACGGGGCCTACCAACAATCTGTAATTAATTTAGTTGACTTGGCTGGTTCAGAGCGAAGTAGCCAAACTCAGTCATCTATGGAACGGTTTAAAGAAGGTTGCAAGATTAATAGTTCTCTAACAACTCTGAGTCTTGTTATCCAACAACTTAGTGAATGTCCAGatag ctcACAACATGTCAACTTTCGTGACAGTAAACTTACGAGAATATTACAAACATCTCTTGGAGGAAATTCTTTAACTGCAATTATTTGTACAGTTACGTTAGCAGTTGAAGATCAAACATCTAACACATTAAG ttttgctTCACgtgccaaaaaaattaaaaatactgctAAAGTAAATGAAAATGTCACAGACGAAACACTTCTTAAACGTTATAGAGTTCAACTTTCTAAATTGAACAAAGAATTAGAgggtataaaacaaaatcagtTTGAAAATGATGAAGTTAATGAAATTAAGTACAAGTATCAGGAAGAAAAGCGGACTAATGAAGAATTAAAGGAACGTATAATGCGTTTGCAAAACAATATGATAACTTCTGCAGCTCATACAGATCAACCCcctaataaa aaaggTTATCAGCGAAGAAGAACTTGGGGTGGAAAActagataatacattttcttcaaACAGCATTCTTGAAACTATTGAAGAAGATGTTAACATGCATCGACCAAGTGTACCACCTAACTTTGGAAATCTAAATAAAG attttaaaacacCATTAGAACCATTTGAATGGGACTTAATAAGAGAAGAAGATCGCTCTGCTGTTACTGAATccacaaataatgaaaatactGAACATCATTTCTCACC accaTCCAACATTCCATTCAATGTTTGTGAAACTCCTAAAAAAGTTTTAAGAGAACGAGTTGATAATTACAGAAATATGTTTGAAATGAGTATGAAAGAAAACAATGAGTTAAGAGAATTCACAACTCTTGAGaaacaaatgttttataataat AATGAGCAATTAAAagatttaagtaatttaagaaAGCAAGTTGAGAATcttcaaactgaaaaaaatgaatCTGAAAAAATGATTGATAAACTTAAATATTCAATTCAAGTAGTTGAACATGAAAAACGTGATATTGAAGTTATTATGGAGGTACAAAagaataaatatgataaacgaGAAATGGAACTTCTGGCAACAATTCAG gAAACAAGGTATGAGTTACAACTCAAGGaggatcaaataaaaaaaaccatattaagTGATAACTTTATGACAGAAAAGCAAGAAGAAATTAAAAGACttgaaatgaaaattaaagaaatgtatcaattaaataatacatatattaatgaaatagaCACTTTGAAATTACAATTGTTGAATAAAGACGAGCAACTTAACACAGAATTATCTAAACAATGTTCACTTTTGAATGAGTTATCTCTTCTTCAAAACAATGCTGTTGAAGTTAAATCAGTTCCATGCGCTATTAAATTTTTAGCTGATGAAGGGCATTTTACTCTTAGAAAATGTGAAATATTGGAACTGGATCAATTATTAGAACATATTCATAATACAGTTGGTAAATTGCAACTAGAAAATCAAAGTTTAATagatgaaaacaataatttgaagTTAATtacaaatgattttaatattcagATGAAAAACATAAGAGAAGAAAATTATGAATTGAGATTAAAACTTAACTCAATTGAGGAATATATTAAGTCTACCATTAAAGATTTCAGTGAAAGTTCTGAGATAAATGTAGAAAATTctgatataaatagtttaattgattTTGCAGTTAAACACTTTGAAGAAAACACAAACAGAGTTGATATACTGTCAAacaagaatttaattttagaagAAAAATTGTCTTTATCAAATACAAAACTGTGTGACattaaatcatttgtatttaaTGATCTTGATTGTATTCTTCAAAGTATTTCTGATATGGAACTTGAATCAAGTACTGAAATGGAGAAATTCAAGAAGCAACTTTCAGAAACTCTggatgaaaatttatttttaaaagctagTATTCAAGCattcaataaattaacatttgactgtgttaatattattgatcaagTTAAGACTAATCATTCGAAGATTGTTTATCTTCAAGAAGAACTTACAGTCTGTAATGctgttaaaaatgaattacaagTACAAATTGAAGAATTAAATAGATTGAATGCAAAtcttaatatgtttattgataACCAAACTAAagttgaaaatgaaattaaagaaAATCTGGATGCTAAATCTATTGATTTAAATGATGCCCGTAGTAAAATAGTAGAAATGCAATTGATGATAAAAGACAATGAAATTGAAACTGAATCAAATGCTatcattttaaatcaattaagaACTGAACTTGAAACTGTTAAATCAGACCTTGAAGACAAATCGAATATAATAGTCGAGCTGGAAGAAActaaattagaattattatctaaatatagtGAATTAGAGAAATGTAGGTCAAATGCTAAATACATTGATGAAAaagaagaaattgaaaaaaaattacgagaTGAATTAGTTACAAAGACAAGTGGTTTGCAAAACGCACTAGATGAACTAATAGAAATGAATATTAAACTTGAACTGAATGATTCTGAATTagacaaattaaaaacttctcTAAGTTTAGTGGTATCTGACGTTGGTGAAAAGTTAAAACTCATTGAAATAGAAAACTCTAAATCTGAACTTGCTCAAAACAAGGAGTTAGGAGAAACAAGCCACCTTAACATTATAAATTCTACACTTGCTGTCAAATCAGAGAATGAAAATGAAATTCATACTGAATTACTGATAAAGACAAAAGAATTGGAAAATGCAATTTCACAAgttaatgttttacaatttacagttgaagaaatgaaaataaaaacaatttctgaTTCTACTGTTATTGAAAGACTAAATAATGAACTCgatattgttaaatttgaactggGAGAAAAGTCTAAACTTAAGgatgaattcaaaataaatgaatCTGACGAAACAATGTGTAATAGTTTAGGAACAATTTCTGAGCTTAACAGCACTATTACAAAACTTACATCTGAATTGGAAGATAAATTAAACAAtgagaaaacattaaaaaatgaattacaaattGTTACGGTAGAATTGGATGATGCCATTTCAAAAGTTGATGAAGTAAAATCAGTaatgaacattttgaatataaagCATGAATCCTATATTTCTATTGTAGAACAACTGAACTATGAACtcaaatgtattaaaactaCACTCAATGAAAAAAcccaattaatttttgaattagaaaACACAAATTTAGAACTTTCAACAAAATGTAAGAATTCTgaagatgaaataaataaaaccatctATGATCTTAAAGTAAATCTGGAGGATAAAATGAAAgttgaaaatgaaataagaGATGAACTTAAATCTATAACTATTGAATTAGAGTATGCAATGTCTCAAGAAAAGAACTATCAAATTAAGCTAGAAAGTATGGAGaatgaattaaaatcaaatgctATTATATTAGACCAACTTACATTTGATTTAGACATAAAgtcaaatgaaatttcaaaattagaaaacataaattctgaattaattataaaatgtgataaAATTAGTGAAGCTATGTTAAACAACATGAAAGATAATGAactaacttatataaatattcaatgtgaGTTACAACAAGTTCTCCAAGAAAAATCTTTAATCCAAACCGATTTGAATCTGATTAGTCAAAAGTTTATGGAATTGTCAGAACATCACGAtgagacaaaaaatattttagaaaataaagttaaattacaaGTATTCAATTACCATAGGTTATATACAGAATTTGTAAATTTGTCTTGTGatattgaatctttattaaaacgTCAATCTACTgaagaatttaatttaagagaAGAAATTTTAGCAAAATCCACAGAACTTGAACACTTACAAAAACAAGTACTTGAGTCCAGTTTACAACATGAATACGACAGATTAGAAGAAGAATATATGTTGAGATCTCGTGAATGCGATGAAGCacgagataaaataataaattttgaatcAATATTGTCAAGAAATGAAGAATCTGAAAAAGTTCttagaaaaaatttagaatCAAAATCTATTGCTCTAGAagaatataagaaaaatgttgaatttttgTTTTCGAGAAATGATTCATTTCAAGTCAGGGTTAAtgattttgaagataatgttTTAGTGGATTTAAATGACGAATTTGATTTAATGAAatcagaattattaaaaaaaacagaatatgaaaaaattttaattgaagaaAAAGCAAATCTTGAATGTAACTTGGACATACTTCAAGAAAAACTTACCAACgtcactaaaaaaatggaacttAGCGAAGAACGATGTGAAGATTTGGCttctattattaatgtattagtaATTGAAATAAAGGATGCAAATtctattaaacaaaatttagaGACTTGTTTGAATGAAGCCGAATATGATTTAATAAGGTCTGGAGATTTCTGCGAAAaccttaaatttgaattatatagcGTACAAAGAGAATTAGAAAATGCATGCATCAATGCTGAATGCGTGGAAAAAGAGTtacaaaatcttaaatttaaatttgatgataaaaatgaaTTGAATGGTTGTGATGtgagaaataaattaattgatcCACTTGTAGATTATGTACATGATATTAAGTTGAAACTCACTGAACTCAATTCTGCAATAATATCAGGAAATCAAAGTGAAAAACGATTAAGAACTAAAGTTTTGTCTGCCGAGGATGATATTTTACCACATGAAGACACATTAAAGATAAACTGTGACTCACAACCTGATTCTCCTGATATTGACATTGGCTTAGAAATTGATAATTTACATaagatattaaatgaaaaaaatgatttgattaACAGTCTTCAAACAGCTAAAAATgatatggaaaataatattgctGAACTTCAATGCCAAATGACAAAACAAtccgatgaaaataataaatatgttaatgaaataactttagtagaaaatgatctaaaaaaaaaaatattattggtaggAAATTTGAATGATGAATTGAATCAAGTTAAACTATTAAATGCTGAACTAAAAGAACAAATTGATGAATCACAAGACCAAATGATTAAATTATCtgatgaaaaagaaaaaattataagtgaTATGACATTAATGGAAAACAATCTTAAAGAAAAAACATCATtggtaagtaatttaaaaaatgaattgaatgaacttaaaaatcaatacaacaAACTTGAAGAACATAACCAAGCTAATAAAGAACAAATTTGTTATAGCTATGATATTGATTCAGAGTTGAGAAAcggtaaaagaaatattataaacgaaatTAATCTTCTTGAACCTGGAAAAATTACTGGTGTTCTTACTGATCATAATTTGTCAAATTTATTGGATATGTTTGTCAGCCTTATAATGACTAAAGAACAACAAATTGTAACTGACTTAGTTAATGACCACAATAAAGTCAAACGACTATATGAAGATCAAATCAAACAGTTCCAAGAAGAcataaaaaaaggaaaagaaTGGCAAGAACAAGTTGAAAATGATAATGAAAAACTTGGCCTTGAACTTGAAAATCTCAAATCTCAAAAACACAACTTCCCTTGtagagaattaaaaataaaagaattgacAGAAAAAGTTTTGGAAGCAGAGAATTTATCTTTCAATTATCTAAATGAGTTGGAAGAATTAAAGACCCAATTGACTAAAACAAGTGAACACAATTATCAGTCATTGGTCgatgaatttcaaacatttaagACTAGTTCAGAGCTGTCTGTACAAGATTTGAAAAACAAACTTGAAAACATAACCAAACAATACAACGAATCATTAATTATGTACAAAGATCAAAAAGATTGTTGTTATAGTCTGGaagataaaatagaaaaaattcaaTCAGAATGTGCTTGTCTAAAATCTGTTATTGACAAAAAAGATGAAGATATTAAAAACTTACTTGATGGATTTCAATTGAAGACAAATGAGTATGAAACATTGATTGAAAAATATAGTTTACAAAAAGAAGAAACGAGAATTCATTATGAAAAGATAATTGATGAACTTGAGTTGGATGTAAGTAATATCAAACATCAAATGTATTGTACAGAAAAGTTgcttaaagaaataaaaaaaaataatcaacaactACTTGAAgagaattcattaaatttatcaaaaattaaacatatgcAAGAAAATTATACTGTACAAATAGCAGAATTGGAGGGTGATAgtcaaataactaaaattagcAATACAAAAATGGAAAATCTTGAAAAAGAGCTAAAAGTAAAGAATATAGAACTTGAAAGCCTGGAATCAGATTTAAGGGTAAAAACTACAAAACTTAAGGAAACTCAAGAACAATGTTCAAAACTAGTCCATGCACTTGAAACTCatgtagtaaaaaataatgaatttgagAAACAATTAGAAAGTTATTCaatgaattcaaaaattaaagatGACGAGATTGAAAATTATcgaattaaattgaaaatgaatgaaaatagtttaatagaAGTAAATAATGTAActgaaaaattaagaaaaaaacttaaGTGCGATGGTACATTATTGACACTGTACGATAATGTCTGTTCATTAATAACCAAATGTGAAGACTTCGAAGAAGAAATTAATGAATTGAAACAATCTAATGTTGACCTAGACAATGAATGTGAGTCTATGTTAGAAGAAGTAAAGAGTAAAGACGATAAGATAGCAGAACTTTTGAATCAATTGGATGAGCTTAAGCAAACCATTGTATTATTAACAGAAGAAAGAGATTTTTTGAAACGCAAAAGTGAACAATTTAAGAACTTCAATGATGatgtcaaaaaattaaatgaagaaaTATTTGGTTATGAACAAAACATATCTGACCTAAGAAAAGACAAAGGTCAGCTTATTGTACAACACGATAAAGAACtgaagaaattgaaaaatgaattgaatcaagttcaaactaaaaatgtGGAACTATCAAATGAGTACAGTAAATTATCAG AAACTgctaaaattttggaaaaatcatTGAAGGAAGacatacaacaattaaatagaTGTATTGTGGATAAGAATGCAAAAATATCCACATTAGAATTGTTTTCTAAAACTAACACTGACGATCTCAAAAAGAAGAATCATGAATTGGAAAATATCTTTAAAAGAGCAAGAGACGAG AATAATGCGCTGCGTAGAGATTTACGCCGTTTGAAAGAAATTACAAATGTGACTAGAGTGGACCAATTCACTCAAACTACTGAAGAACAGAGCTTAGTGAGTAGTGCAATA gtggcCGACCACAAAAGCATGATGGAAAAAATTGCTAAATTTGAGAAGGATActaaaatgatgaaaatgatGTTACATCATCGTAAAGCTAAAATTGAAGAACTTGAAAAACAACTAAGTGAACGACAtggttaa